In the Staphylococcus condimenti genome, one interval contains:
- a CDS encoding ABC transporter ATP-binding protein, producing the protein MAYIEVKNYSKIFGSGDQEVRANDDISFTLEKGQLMVIVGASGAGKSTLLNTLGGMDTASEGHVIINGTDIAKFSEKQLTTYRRNQIGFVFQFYNLIPNLTTLENIELASELSPKALDSEETLRRVGLEKRKNNFPSQLSGGEQQRASIARAVAKNPDLLLCDEPTGALDYNTGKTILQVLQDLSHKDGKTVIIVTHNAALKDMADHVIEIFDGKIKEDYMNEHPQPISEIEY; encoded by the coding sequence TTGGCATATATTGAAGTAAAGAATTATTCAAAAATATTTGGCAGTGGTGATCAAGAAGTCAGAGCGAATGATGATATTTCATTTACTTTAGAAAAAGGACAGTTAATGGTAATTGTTGGTGCATCTGGGGCAGGTAAATCAACATTATTGAATACTTTAGGCGGAATGGACACAGCGAGTGAAGGACACGTAATTATTAACGGTACAGATATCGCAAAATTTTCAGAGAAGCAGCTTACAACATATCGACGTAATCAAATTGGGTTTGTATTCCAGTTCTACAATTTGATTCCAAACCTTACAACATTAGAAAATATTGAATTAGCATCAGAACTTTCTCCTAAAGCACTAGATTCAGAAGAGACATTAAGACGCGTCGGCTTAGAGAAACGTAAAAACAACTTCCCTTCACAACTTTCTGGTGGGGAACAACAACGTGCTTCAATTGCGCGTGCGGTTGCGAAAAACCCTGATCTATTATTATGTGATGAGCCTACAGGTGCACTCGACTATAATACAGGGAAAACAATCTTACAAGTTTTACAAGATTTAAGTCATAAAGACGGTAAAACAGTTATTATTGTAACGCATAACGCAGCGCTTAAAGACATGGCGGATCATGTTATTGAAATTTTTGACGGTAAAATTAAAGAAGACTATATGAATGAGCATCCACAACCTATTTCAGAGATTGAGTACTAG